TAACGTGCAGATCATGACGCCTGACGGCGTGCcgggcggggccggcgccggtgaCATCTTGGTGCAATTGTATAATTAGCTTCATTTCATCCAAAAACTTCATGTCAAGAGTTGCTGTCATGCTCAATTTTAAATGCATAAACAGATGATAAATTACATGTGCATTAGGATCAAGTTCCACACATGTAACACCTTCAGTAAATACCATAAATAGAGCCAAAGcgtaaagagagtattaaattgATTACATGACAGAAAGTCTTTAAATTGAATAGCAAAATGAGTCTCAATTCTAGCAGCGAAACTCCAACGATGATGATGACTCCACATGCAGTTTACTGGTGGCACATGTATGCATACAAATCCACGAAGTCTTCAGGAACCTCCTCAAAGTAGTCTTGGTTTGAGCAGcggttttagcaagggtgagtacacttatggttggtactcagcaagcgtGAGGAATGTGTATGTAGCGAACATGGCCTTGATGAGCTCAAGCAAGAAGTGCAATGGCTGGCTCATGGGCAAATTGGCAAAGTTGAAGAGCAAGGACAAGGCGGACAATGTACAAGCTTCTCAAGACAAGAAGAGCAACGTCCAACCTTCTCAAGATAACCGTGATCACATGGTGAAGAACCTTGAGAAGGGAGCAACCGTGACTTGCTTCAAGTGTCATGAAGAAGGCCACAAGTCCTACCAATGCTCTCAAGTGAAGAAGATGAGAAAAGATGAGAACAAAAATATGAACTTCACCATCAAGAGCTCCCTCATCTACACCAAGCCCAACCACGAGAACAAGGCCAAGAGCAACACCTACGTCATTAAGAGGAAGACCAATGGCAAGGTGATTGCACATAAGGTtgggaagatgaagagggagtgGGGTTGGAACCGACCCATTTGGGTGCCCAAGGAAGTGATCACCAACATGAAAGGGCCTCAAAAGGTTTGGGTTCCAAAAGACACGTGAAGTCCATGATCGGCTAAGGGGGATTTGGAGGCTTAGCTCACAAGAAGATGATGGTTCAAGTCTAAGAAGCCATGCTCACGACATTGGACATATATGCCCAAGTCCCCTGGAGATATGCATTGCTTAATCTTCCAAGTGGTCTTCTTCTCAAACCCCTCTTCTTATGAGCTACCTCCATGCATGATATGTTCTAAGCTTCCTAGTATTTCATGTCGTTTAGTTGTGCACTTTTTTTCACACCATCATGTTGTGCACACACATAGGGGGAGCTTCGCTAATGTCATGCTAGTTTCATGAATTATGTTTCCATCCTAGTCATTTTTTAAGTGGTATCTTCATTGGTACCATCACATGTGGATCATGGTTCATGAAGCTATCTCCCTAGGCTACTAATGATTTCCTTTGATCTATGTTTGCAAGGTCTTGTAGGCTTATAAATGGAAGAGGTTGCCTTTTTGGCGATTTGATTCCAAAGGGGGAGAAATGTGGAATCAAAGCAAGAGCCAATGGAAGAACCTATGCGTAAACATACATACGGGGAGAAATACAAGAAAAAGGGAGAATTACATCAAGGGGGAGTCATATGAAGATGTTCAAAGGCGGAGGTTGGGTGATGGTAAGCATCCAAGCAAGTGTAAGTGGTTCAATTGGtcaatttttgcaaaattatgctTGCTTTTAGTGTGTTGTCATAAATCACCAAAAAATAGGGAGATTGTAGCAAACATAGTCTTGATAAGacatttgttcatgattttggtgattcaaTGACAATATGGTCATTAGGACTAACAAAGTGTTGAGAACATGTTGTGAAGGTATTCTAGGTCCCAAGGAAGCAACCACAATCAAAGTGAAGAAAACGAAGGAAATAggcaccatcggatgttctgatGGTCCCCAAGAAGGTGTTAGAGTAATTGCTACGCTGCAAAGAAGACCAGGCAGAGtcaaccatcggatgttccgatggtcactTTTAGTGTCGGACGAATTCTGAGGGACAGGCTTGGAAGGAGGAAATCCAATAGCATCGGATGATCAGATGGCAGGCCAAGGGAAGCGTCGGATGAAGTAAATTTACTTCACAAACTTCCAGATAGGTTTTGGGAAAAAAACCGTTCAGCAGTGGATGAAACAACGGTATCATCAGAtgaagcgtcggatgaattttgGATGTGTTAGTAAAGAACTTGGGCACTGGGAGGTCAACGGCTAGTTgaaccggatgttccgatgcaggCCAAAAATAGACCATTGGAACATCGGATGGTATCCTTTTTTCACTAGCCATTGGAGCAGCAACTCTTTAAGCCCTTGGatctatttatacccccaccactCGCACATTTGGAGTTGCTGAAGTGTCCAGGGATGCATTgaagaccaagactcatcaagaacacttccatgccaccaaaagtgcttaagtgatccatcaaaggctcagcacaagcttagaagagtgattagtgctaggataggtctAGAcaggagtgagtgcaaggtgtgctgaccttgtgatcaggttctagagtgaaccaccgctgtacaagaggtgttctggcaccttggagccttggtggctcgccggcaagtattcgaccctccggcttggtgtggagcggcgttgACGACCTTGTGCGAGACACGTGGAGACCCCTATCtttcatggagaagctccttagtgaagGCGACATCAATGTGACTGAGGGACTTGGCGTGATCCTTTGTGgccaagcctttgtggcaagtcaagtagcaccttgggagagacttggtgaccgggaggAAATattcttgtgtgagtgcttttACAACATGGACTAGTTGTGTCTTAGTGCCTACcaataccacgggataaatccttgtgtcaagagtttgcttcccctcatccccttcttacgtttccgcatttcataattgcaacttgtgtgcctttagtttcctagagtagtatctggataggattggctataggttgcaaaatTTGTTTTaggatgagggtttcacactagatcaattATAGATTGCACAtttagatagcatgatctagttcaTGTTTTGTTAAATCTAGTGGAAGCTATAGGTTTAgtttttaagttgcctaattcacacCCTCCCTCTCTTAGGCTAtgagcaccgattcctttcaGTATAGTGTAAGGCTATGCATgggataggctaaggtttaaCAACATGtcagcattttaattggttggtcaagttttattagcaattactaagtatacccacattaagcatgaacataaataaataaaacagcaacaaataacatcaatttaattcaacttcTGTTAAAATTAATCATTTGATGGTCCAGACCGCTCTAACCAtaagcacggctgatcgatcagttttagacactctgcagaggttgtacatctttacccacaagtcgtgttTCCCCATATCGCCCGAGGTAACTAGCCTCTTAAACACTTCCAAGGTGAGTGGCTATGGATTCACTACGAGaactttacaaagattccctagtagaTAACAGCTCGCTAAGGATTCAGGTCGAAGcaaagcataaacctctctcaaactgcgaagctaccatagagcagatctgTTCAAGGGCCGGTTATACTACATCAACGCCTCCCTTATTGCCCTTTTGGTAAGATTATCACCCACTAGAGTTTCGAATTAATTAGCCAAGCCAAAGCCATATagccttgtggttgcactgttttcctgggtggtcgctccatgttccaattacaTGATGCTCTTGTATTAAgtgaaaggtatagcataagtaaaacaagtttaatcattgGTCCATTAAAACCACCATAtccaagttgagcaactaagcaagtactacccaacataaagtaaaacCCAGGTGAACAAGGCATAGGGATTAAAACTAGCCACTCCTTAGataggacccatcatgtttaaTCATTAAATTGCATAGCGTGTGTACATAAAAGTAAATGTTGCATAGGTTCAAATTGTGATCAAGGACAACACTTGTCTTCCTGAACGTGCTCTTGCTGCTCAAAGCATTCGGAAGCTTGATCTTCGAATCCCTCGAACTGTGATCTTTCTACTCGCATCAAACAAGTACGCACAAGCAcataaaagaataaaataagaaaataatacACCAAAAAGTAGCAATAGAGCAAAACAATATCATAAAACTATTCTATGCATTAAGACGAACACATGAGTGAAAGAATTACTCAACACGGATTTAAAATGCTAAAGATAAAATTctaataaatttattaaattgcaaaagttgaaaattagggtgttacagttGCCCTAGGCCCATTGCCTTTGCTACATGTATGATTGTATCAGTAATACAGGCATCTTCAGCAACTAGCCAATTCCCAGCTGGTTGCTGCAAAACCAATCTAGTGACAAAGCTGTCCCTCGTGAAAGCACTAATTGTGCAAAAATAAATTGTTCCTGAGCTGCTGTGAAGTAGAAAAAGGATTCTAGAACTGTTTGTACGGCTCTATCTCTCGAGAAAAAAGTGTGCCTGAAGGAGAAAATATTTGAGGGAAGCAACTTGACTCACTATATATGAAAACTTTGAACTGTTCGTGTTTCCAAAATAAAAGCTTTGAACTGTTCGTTTTCACGACCTTTTATGAACACTATCGGCAGGTTCGTTTATACGGCAAATAGTTCACCGCAGGCTCTTCAACTTACTATATGATTATAAAATATATGAAAGATCAAACACATCTCAAATATATCCTCACTAAACTCTAGGCACAGGGAAAAGGGGTTGAGGCTCCTCCAAGTGCCAACTGCAAGCAGGTTGCTCAAACGTAGAAGCAGTAAATCTCTGAAATCAAGACAAATTATTACATGGATATTTAGTAACAACtatgaccaataatttatttttgaaGAACTTTAACCCTTACAATAATAGAAGACAAAGCTTATCTAATATAACTAAAATTTATTCTAAACCTAGTTACTCTTAACAATGCTTACGCATGACCACTTCACGGATCCTAGACATTAATAAGATAAAGCTTATGTGATATACCTAAAATCTATCCTAGACCTAGCTACTCTTGACGATGCTCACATAGGACAACTCTACGGACCCAAGATATATTTTGCCGTCCTCTCGTTCGACCACCTCTGTTGGCCTGACATCCTTCGGACCCGTCATCTCTTGCAGCTTCTCGCCTTGAGAGCCGATCCTAATAGCGACCAAGTGACTGTCCTTTCCAAACGGGAGCTCATACTTCTCACGGTGCAGCGCCACCCAATACCCTCCCTTTCCATCGGGTCTCACATTATCCGGGTATCCCTGCAGGTCGGTAAATAGCTCAGATGTACCGGCCTTAGGCCCTCGGATCCAGTACCTCATTAGCTTGCATGGTCCCGTGAGAGCGACGATGAGGTGACTCCTGTCGGCACTGATGGCGATGCCATTAGGATAGGTCACGCCGGACTGAAGCACGGTGACCTTGTTAGTCCGTCGGTTGTATCTCATGATCCGTCCCGTGGAGTCTCCTGACGAGGTCACCATCTGATGCTGTGCCCGCGTGTACGTCGTGCTACTATCGGTGAAGTAGACGTCGCCGGTGACCTGATCAACATCCACCCCGTTGGTGAAGCGCAGCGGCGCACCGCCGGCCTCAGTGGCAAGCACGGTCGCCTCCCCACCGTTCGGCCCGACGCGCATCAGCCCCATGTATGCGTCCGCGATGTATAGGTTGCCGGAGTTGTTGTGGAACCGAAGGCCCAGCGGCCGGCCGCAGGAGCTCTCCCTGGCGACGGCCGGGAGCTCAGACGTCACGCCGCAGTCGTTCTTGGTGTAGCTCGGGCTGTAGGCGAACGTCGTCCAcccggcgccctcgccggcatACTTGAGCACGCGGCCGTCGGAGATGCTGACGTAGGGCCCGGCGCCGTGGCGGTCGAAC
The genomic region above belongs to Setaria italica strain Yugu1 chromosome VI, Setaria_italica_v2.0, whole genome shotgun sequence and contains:
- the LOC101765598 gene encoding protein STRICTOSIDINE SYNTHASE-LIKE 10, whose translation is MGRRASKLPQLATILFAVLLVLPSAAVAKAIDATNTQRLELPDGLIGPESVAFDRHGAGPYVSISDGRVLKYAGEGAGWTTFAYSPSYTKNDCGVTSELPAVARESSCGRPLGLRFHNNSGNLYIADAYMGLMRVGPNGGEATVLATEAGGAPLRFTNGVDVDQVTGDVYFTDSSTTYTRAQHQMVTSSGDSTGRIMRYNRRTNKVTVLQSGVTYPNGIAISADRSHLIVALTGPCKLMRYWIRGPKAGTSELFTDLQGYPDNVRPDGKGGYWVALHREKYELPFGKDSHLVAIRIGSQGEKLQEMTGPKDVRPTEVVEREDGKIYLGSVELSYVSIVKSS